The genomic segment GGGATGTCGAGCACGGCCTGCGCATTACGCTTGAGCACTACACCACGCGCGAAGGCCAGGAGCGCATGCTGAATATTCTTCAGTTCAAGCTGGACGTCTTGTGGAGCATGCTGGATGCCATAAGCATGGCGTACGAATTGGACCGCCCGCCGTATCACACGGTGACCCGTGAGCGCGTTTGGCACAAAGGCATAACCTTCTAGGTGGAACCTATGGCAGGCGGAACGCCGCCCGATCCACCCTACGCTTGGACACCCAGGTGACCGGCTATCCCATAAGGGTGGGCCGGGCGGCGCTCCGCTTCAGCCCATTATGAAGCCCCTACAAACGACAGAACCAACCCAAACCCGGCGAGGCCACCCGCCTGGCCACTGGCGAGACAAGGACAATGACCGACCTACTGCCCAAGATCCCGGCCTTCCGCCGCGGCTTCCGTTTTCAGTGGGAGCCCGCGCAGAACTGCCACGTACTGCTTTACCCGGAGGGCATGATCAAACTCAACGAAAGCGCCGCTGCGGTGCTCGGCGAGGTCGACGGTGCGCGCACGGTGGGCGCTATCGTCGCCGATCTGCAGGCGCGCTTCCCCGATGCTGAAGGCATCGAGGAAGACATCGTCGCGTTCCTGGAGGTGGCCGTTGAACGGTTCTGGATCGAGCTTCGCTAAACCGGGGTTCGCGCCCGGTCCGCCGTTGTGGTTGCTGGCCGAGCTCACCTATCGTTGCCCGCTGCAATGCCCGTACTGCTCCAACCCGCTGGATTTCGCCCGCAGCCAGGATGAGCTGAGTACCGCAGAGTGGATCGAGGTGTTCCGCCAGGCGCGGGAGATGGGGGCGGCGCAACTGGGCTTTTCCGGCGGCGAGCCGCTGGTCCGCCAAGACCTGGCCGAGCTGATAAAAGGCGCGCGGGAGCTCGGCTACTACACCAATCTGATCACGTCGGGCATCGGCCTGACCGAAGAGAAGATCGCTTCGTTCGCCGACGCTGGGCTCGACCATATCCAGATCAGCTTCCAGGCCGCCGATGAAGATGTGAACAATTTGCTCGCCGGCTCCAAAAAGGCCTTCGCGCAGAAGCTCGCCATGGCGCGAGCAGTGAAAGCGCACGGCTACCCGATGGTGCTCAACTTCGTGACCCATCGGCACAATATCGACGACATCGAGCGCATCATTCAGCTATGTCTGGAACTGGAAGCCGACTTTGTCGAATTAGCCACCTGTCAGTTCTACGGCTGGGCCGAACTCAACCGCGCGGGATTGCTGCCGAGCAAAGCCCAGCTGGTGCGTGCCGAGCGCATCACCAATGAGTGGCGTGCCAGGCTCGCCGAGCAAAATCACCCCTGCAAGCTGATCTTCGTCACCCCGGATTACTACGAAGAGCGCCCCAAGGGCTGCATGAACGGCTGGGGCAACCTGTTTCTCGACATCACCCCGGACGGCACGGCACTGCCTTGTCACAGCGCGCGGCAATTGCCGATCAGCTTTCCTAACGTGCGTGAGCAAAGCATCGAGCAGATCTGGAAACACTCGTTTGGCTTCAACAAATTCCGCGGCTTCGACTGGATGCCCGAGCCGTGCCGATCCTGCGACGAAAAGGAGAAGGATTTCGGTGGCTGTCGCTGTCAAGCGTTCATGCTCACCGGCGACGCCGCCAATGCCGACCCGGTATGCAGCAAGTCGCCCAATCACGGCACTATTCTCGCCGCGCGGACCGAAGCCGAGCAGGCGCCTCGCGAGCTGGATGAACTGACGTTTCGCAACGAGAAGGCATCGAAGCTAATCCTCAAGGTGTAAGGTCGTGCCCTCCGAGCGATGCCTGTTGAGCGAGATCGAGATGACCAAGACCGCAATCCCCTACGGCTTCTGGCCCAGCGACTGGAGCGCCGAGAAAGCCGCATCGGCGAGCCGTGATTTTGCCGAGACTCGCGCCGGCCATGGTGGCGTGTTCTGGATCGAATACCAGCCGGAGGATGCTCGATGCACTCTGTGGCACTGGCGAGCCGGTCAGGCCGTCTGTATCACGCCAGCTGGCGGATCCCTGCGCAGCCGGGTCTACGAGTATGGCGGAGGGGCCTTCTGCCTGACGGATCGAGCAGTGGCCTTCGTCAATGAGAAGGATCAGCAGATCCACCTTCAATCCATCGTCGACCATGCCGCCGAACCCACTGTACTGACTCTGCGGACCGATTGCCGCTACGGCGACCTGCAATTCGACCCCGGCCAGATGGCTATCGTGGCGGTCGAAGAAGCACATATCGAAGAGCGGGTGGAGCACCGACTGGTCAGTTTCTCGGTGAAGTCCGGCAGGCGCAGCGTCCTCGTTGAGGGCGCGGATTTCTACTCGTCGCCAGCGCTCGATGCCGAAGCTCGGCGTATGGCCTGGATCCAATGGCAGCGTCCCGAACAACCCTGGACCGCGACCAGCCTGTGGCTGGCCGAGCGCGATGCGGACGGTACCTGGCAAACGCCGAGATGCCTGGCCGGCACGGAAGGCGACGAGTCCCTGCAGCAGCCACGCTTTGCCGCGGACGGGACTCTCTACTGTCTGAGTGACAGGGCCGGCTGGTGGCAGCCCTGGCGGGAGGAGGGTGGCCGACTCGTTTCGGTGCTCGCGCTTGCGAACGACGTATCCGCGCCCGAAAAAGGAGCTGCGCAGGCGTCGTTCGACCATGCGCCGGCGCCCTGGCAACTGGGTACGACCAGCTATCTGCCGCTGAGCGAGGGCGGTCTGCTGCTGACGCGTATGGTCGATGGTTACGGTCTGTTGCTGGAACGGAACGACAAGGGCCGCGAACGTCAGCTGGCAACGGCCTTCACCCGCTGTCGGCAACTGGCTGCCGATGAGCAGCATTACTACTGCATCGCCTCCGCCGTCGACCGGGTACCAGCCGTGCTGGCGATAAACCGTCGGACAGGCCGGACCTCGATCCTTGCAGGCGGCGAGC from the Stutzerimonas stutzeri genome contains:
- the pqqD gene encoding pyrroloquinoline quinone biosynthesis peptide chaperone PqqD; its protein translation is MTDLLPKIPAFRRGFRFQWEPAQNCHVLLYPEGMIKLNESAAAVLGEVDGARTVGAIVADLQARFPDAEGIEEDIVAFLEVAVERFWIELR
- the pqqE gene encoding pyrroloquinoline quinone biosynthesis protein PqqE → MNGSGSSFAKPGFAPGPPLWLLAELTYRCPLQCPYCSNPLDFARSQDELSTAEWIEVFRQAREMGAAQLGFSGGEPLVRQDLAELIKGARELGYYTNLITSGIGLTEEKIASFADAGLDHIQISFQAADEDVNNLLAGSKKAFAQKLAMARAVKAHGYPMVLNFVTHRHNIDDIERIIQLCLELEADFVELATCQFYGWAELNRAGLLPSKAQLVRAERITNEWRARLAEQNHPCKLIFVTPDYYEERPKGCMNGWGNLFLDITPDGTALPCHSARQLPISFPNVREQSIEQIWKHSFGFNKFRGFDWMPEPCRSCDEKEKDFGGCRCQAFMLTGDAANADPVCSKSPNHGTILAARTEAEQAPRELDELTFRNEKASKLILKV
- a CDS encoding alpha/beta hydrolase family protein, with protein sequence MTKTAIPYGFWPSDWSAEKAASASRDFAETRAGHGGVFWIEYQPEDARCTLWHWRAGQAVCITPAGGSLRSRVYEYGGGAFCLTDRAVAFVNEKDQQIHLQSIVDHAAEPTVLTLRTDCRYGDLQFDPGQMAIVAVEEAHIEERVEHRLVSFSVKSGRRSVLVEGADFYSSPALDAEARRMAWIQWQRPEQPWTATSLWLAERDADGTWQTPRCLAGTEGDESLQQPRFAADGTLYCLSDRAGWWQPWREEGGRLVSVLALANDVSAPEKGAAQASFDHAPAPWQLGTTSYLPLSEGGLLLTRMVDGYGLLLERNDKGRERQLATAFTRCRQLAADEQHYYCIASAVDRVPAVLAINRRTGRTSILAGGEQPLPADQLSRPQPLSFATGHDETAHAFFYPPCNANCRSLEGERPPLVVFLHGGPTSACYPVFDPRIQYWTQRGFAVADINYRGSSGFGRAYRQRLHEQWGVVDVEDTRAAVTALALRGQIDSTRTFVRGSSAGGYTALCALMADAGFSGGASLYGVSDPLALRHATHKFEADYLDWLIGDPQRHADRYRQRTPLHHAGQIKAPVIFFQGGLDAVVLPAQTESMVSALRQRGIRVEYCLYPQERHGFRQADNLADALARECRFYQGMLG